The following proteins are encoded in a genomic region of Streptococcus cristatus AS 1.3089:
- the leuC gene encoding 3-isopropylmalate dehydratase large subunit: MAGKSIFDKIWERHVITGQEGQPQLMYVDQHYIHEVTSPQAFQGLRDAGRKVRRPDLTFGTFDHNVPTVNIYDIRDVISKAQIDKLSENVKDFGIEHAAHGSELQGIVHMVGPETGKTQPGKFIVCGDSHTATHGAFGAIAFGIGTSEVEHVFATQTIWQVKPKKMLVKFTGVPPKGVYSKDFILALIAKYGVAAGVGYVVEYAGDAIDHLTMEERMTICNMSIEFGSKMGIMNPDQKTYDYVKGRPGAPKDFEAAVADWKTLVSDPDAVYDKVIEMDVSQLAPMVTWGTNPSMGVEFGAAFPEIRDMNDERAYNYMDLSPGKKAEDIDLGYIFIGSCTNARLSDLQLAAKFVAGKHIAPNLTAIVVPGSRPVKRAAEKMGLDKIFMDAGFEWRDPGCSMCLGMNPDKVPDGVHCASTSNRNFEDRQGFGAKTHLCSPAMAAAAAIAGHFVDVRQLPEVQ, from the coding sequence ATGGCTGGAAAATCAATTTTTGATAAGATTTGGGAAAGACACGTAATAACAGGCCAAGAAGGTCAACCCCAGCTTATGTATGTGGATCAGCATTATATTCATGAAGTAACCAGCCCTCAGGCTTTTCAAGGCCTTCGAGATGCAGGGCGCAAAGTTAGACGGCCGGACTTGACCTTTGGAACTTTTGACCATAATGTTCCTACGGTCAATATCTATGATATACGGGATGTGATTTCCAAGGCTCAGATTGATAAGCTTTCTGAAAATGTCAAGGATTTTGGCATCGAGCATGCGGCTCACGGATCAGAACTGCAGGGGATTGTCCATATGGTTGGACCCGAAACGGGCAAGACGCAGCCAGGGAAATTTATCGTCTGCGGTGACAGTCACACGGCCACTCACGGAGCTTTTGGAGCTATTGCTTTTGGAATTGGTACTTCGGAGGTGGAGCACGTCTTTGCTACACAGACCATTTGGCAGGTCAAGCCTAAGAAAATGTTGGTCAAATTTACTGGAGTGCCACCTAAAGGTGTTTATTCTAAAGACTTTATCCTTGCTCTGATTGCCAAATACGGTGTAGCTGCGGGTGTTGGCTATGTGGTCGAGTATGCTGGTGATGCCATTGATCATTTGACTATGGAAGAGCGCATGACCATCTGCAATATGTCCATTGAGTTTGGCTCAAAGATGGGCATTATGAATCCCGATCAGAAGACTTATGATTACGTTAAAGGGCGGCCGGGCGCTCCCAAGGATTTTGAGGCAGCAGTAGCTGATTGGAAGACTCTGGTCAGTGATCCTGATGCTGTCTATGATAAGGTCATTGAGATGGATGTTTCCCAGTTGGCACCTATGGTGACTTGGGGAACCAATCCTTCTATGGGAGTAGAGTTTGGCGCGGCTTTCCCAGAAATTCGCGATATGAACGACGAGCGGGCCTACAATTACATGGACCTCTCTCCGGGTAAGAAAGCAGAAGATATTGACCTAGGTTATATCTTTATCGGCTCTTGCACCAATGCCAGACTCAGCGATTTGCAGCTGGCAGCTAAGTTTGTCGCTGGCAAGCACATCGCTCCCAATCTGACTGCTATCGTCGTACCAGGCTCTCGTCCGGTCAAGCGGGCTGCTGAAAAGATGGGACTGGATAAAATTTTCATGGATGCAGGCTTTGAGTGGCGCGATCCTGGTTGTTCCATGTGCCTGGGAATGAATCCAGACAAGGTGCCAGATGGAGTTCACTGTGCCTCGACCAGTAATCGGAACTTTGAGGATCGTCAGGGATTTGGTGCTAAAACCCATCTTTGCAGTCCTGCCATGGCAGCAGCGGCAGCTATTGCCGGGCACT
- a CDS encoding 2-isopropylmalate synthase has product MQKVEFLDTSLRDGEQTPGVNFSIKEKVAIAKQLEKWGISAIEAGFPAASPDSFAAVQEIAKVITKASVTGLARSVKSDIDACYEALKDAKHPQIHVFIATSPIHREFKLKKSKEEILAAIKEHVSYARSKFEIVEFSPEDATRTELDFLLQVVQTAVDAGASYINIPDTVGFTTPEEFGNIFKHLIDNVQTDREIIYSPHCHDDLGMAVANSLSAVKYGARRVEGTINGIGERAGNAALEEVAVALEIRKDYYQVETDIVLNETINTSELVSRFSGIPVPKNKAVVGGNAFSHESGIHQDGVLKNPLTYEIITPELVGVKSNSLPLGKLSGRHAFVEKLKELSLDFGESEINELFAKFKVLADKKNEVTDADIRALIAGTTVENPEGFHFNDLQLTTNDDHTITADVQLVNGDGETVNCVAEGKGSVEAIFNAIDQFFNQSVQLLAYNIEAVTDGIDSQARVLVAVENTDTDTIFNSSGIDFDVLKASAIAYIHANTFVQKENAGEIGHQVSYHDLPANN; this is encoded by the coding sequence ATGCAAAAAGTTGAGTTTCTTGATACCAGCCTTCGGGATGGTGAGCAGACACCGGGAGTGAATTTCTCTATTAAGGAAAAGGTTGCCATTGCTAAACAACTAGAAAAATGGGGAATTTCTGCTATTGAAGCTGGTTTCCCAGCTGCTAGTCCAGATTCATTTGCGGCAGTGCAAGAGATTGCTAAAGTCATTACTAAAGCTTCTGTCACTGGCTTGGCGCGTTCGGTTAAGTCTGACATCGATGCTTGCTACGAGGCACTCAAGGATGCCAAACATCCGCAGATTCACGTTTTCATTGCGACCAGTCCCATCCACAGAGAGTTCAAGCTGAAAAAGTCAAAGGAAGAGATTTTAGCAGCCATTAAGGAGCATGTTTCTTATGCTCGTTCTAAGTTTGAGATTGTCGAGTTTTCACCTGAGGACGCAACACGGACAGAGCTTGATTTTCTGCTTCAAGTTGTCCAGACAGCAGTTGATGCAGGTGCTAGCTACATCAACATTCCAGACACAGTCGGCTTTACTACGCCAGAAGAGTTTGGCAATATCTTCAAGCATTTGATTGACAATGTCCAAACGGATCGTGAGATTATCTACAGTCCTCACTGTCACGATGATTTGGGAATGGCAGTAGCTAACAGCCTGTCTGCGGTCAAATACGGAGCTAGACGGGTGGAAGGCACAATCAACGGTATTGGTGAGCGTGCTGGTAATGCTGCGCTGGAAGAAGTAGCAGTTGCTTTAGAAATTCGCAAGGATTATTACCAAGTTGAGACAGACATTGTCCTCAATGAAACCATCAACACTTCTGAGTTGGTATCCCGCTTCTCAGGCATTCCAGTGCCTAAGAATAAGGCAGTCGTTGGTGGCAATGCCTTCTCTCATGAATCTGGTATCCATCAGGATGGTGTTCTTAAGAATCCACTGACCTATGAAATCATTACTCCTGAGCTAGTCGGTGTCAAGAGCAACTCACTCCCACTTGGTAAACTCTCTGGCCGCCACGCCTTTGTTGAAAAACTCAAAGAACTGTCTCTGGACTTTGGAGAATCTGAAATTAATGAGCTCTTTGCTAAGTTTAAGGTCTTGGCGGATAAGAAAAACGAAGTCACGGACGCTGACATTCGGGCTCTGATTGCTGGAACGACAGTTGAAAATCCAGAAGGCTTCCACTTTAATGATCTGCAGCTGACGACCAATGACGATCATACTATCACAGCAGATGTGCAGCTGGTTAATGGCGACGGCGAGACAGTCAACTGTGTGGCAGAAGGCAAGGGAAGTGTCGAAGCTATCTTTAATGCTATTGACCAATTCTTTAACCAGTCCGTTCAACTTTTAGCCTATAATATTGAGGCCGTGACGGACGGGATTGACTCTCAGGCTCGTGTTTTGGTAGCCGTTGAAAATACGGACACAGATACGATTTTCAACTCCTCTGGTATTGACTTTGATGTTCTTAAGGCCAGCGCCATTGCCTATATACATGCCAATACCTTTGTGCAAAAGGAAAATGCAGGTGAAATCGGCCATCAGGTATCCTACCACGATCTGCCTGCAAATAATTAG
- a CDS encoding DUF1294 domain-containing protein translates to MKWILTGICLLWNLVVFLLYGWDKRKAKKNHYRIPEKTLLLSALAAGGLGALLGGRLFHHKTRKWYFWLAWICGIIVEIGILYYIWRS, encoded by the coding sequence ATGAAATGGATATTAACAGGTATTTGCCTGCTATGGAACCTTGTCGTTTTTCTGCTTTATGGCTGGGATAAGCGAAAGGCTAAGAAAAATCACTACCGCATTCCCGAGAAAACCTTGCTCTTGTCAGCTCTGGCAGCTGGAGGTTTAGGTGCTTTATTAGGCGGCCGCCTCTTTCATCACAAGACTAGAAAATGGTATTTCTGGCTGGCTTGGATTTGCGGAATAATAGTGGAAATTGGAATTTTGTATTACATATGGAGAAGCTAG
- the leuB gene encoding 3-isopropylmalate dehydrogenase, protein MTKEIVALAGDGIGPEIMEAGLQVLAAVADKFGFTYHITEKAFGGAGIDAEGHPLPQSTLEAAKEADAILLAAIGSPQYDNAPVRPEQGLLALRKELELYANIRPVKIFDSLKHLSPLKAERIAGVDFVVVRELTGGIYFGEHILEDRSARDINDYSYEEVERIVRKAFDIARGRRKRVTSIDKQNVLATSKLWRRVADEVAKDYPDVTLEHQLVDSAAMLMITNPAKFDVVVTENLFGDILSDESSVLSGTLGVMPSASHSTAGPSLYEPIHGSAPDIAGQGIANPISMILSVAMMLRDSFAELEAAEAIEAAVEKTLAQGILTRDLGGQATTTQMTEAIINNL, encoded by the coding sequence ATGACAAAAGAAATTGTAGCTCTGGCGGGTGACGGTATCGGCCCAGAAATCATGGAAGCCGGTCTCCAAGTACTTGCTGCTGTTGCGGACAAGTTCGGTTTTACGTATCATATCACGGAGAAGGCTTTTGGGGGTGCTGGTATCGATGCGGAAGGTCATCCTCTGCCTCAGTCAACTCTAGAAGCGGCCAAGGAGGCGGATGCTATTCTCCTAGCAGCTATCGGCAGTCCCCAGTATGATAATGCTCCAGTTCGTCCTGAGCAAGGTTTGCTCGCTCTGCGGAAGGAGCTTGAACTCTATGCTAATATCCGCCCAGTTAAGATTTTCGATTCTCTGAAGCATTTGTCGCCTTTGAAGGCTGAAAGAATTGCTGGCGTGGACTTCGTGGTCGTGCGTGAGCTGACTGGTGGGATTTACTTTGGTGAGCATATTTTGGAGGACAGATCTGCGCGTGATATTAACGACTACAGCTATGAAGAGGTGGAGCGGATTGTCCGTAAGGCCTTTGATATTGCGCGTGGTCGCAGAAAGCGCGTGACCAGTATTGATAAGCAGAATGTGCTAGCGACATCCAAACTCTGGCGCAGAGTAGCAGATGAGGTGGCCAAGGATTATCCAGATGTGACCTTAGAGCACCAACTGGTGGACAGCGCTGCGATGCTCATGATTACCAATCCTGCTAAGTTTGATGTTGTTGTAACGGAAAATCTCTTCGGCGATATTCTCTCAGACGAGTCCAGTGTCTTGTCAGGGACGCTGGGAGTTATGCCATCAGCCAGTCATTCGACTGCTGGGCCAAGTCTTTACGAGCCTATCCATGGCTCGGCTCCAGATATTGCAGGGCAGGGCATTGCTAATCCTATCAGCATGATCCTTTCTGTAGCCATGATGCTGCGGGATAGTTTTGCAGAGCTAGAAGCTGCAGAAGCGATTGAAGCAGCGGTTGAAAAGACCTTGGCTCAAGGGATTTTAACGCGAGATCTGGGCGGTCAGGCGACAACAACTCAAATGACGGAGGCCATTATCAATAACTTATGA